The following coding sequences lie in one bacterium genomic window:
- a CDS encoding protein-L-isoaspartate(D-aspartate) O-methyltransferase — translation MKKIVLLSLAAALAVSACSRKPESFEEQRKDMVRKQIEQRGIQDRSIVNAFMSVPREEFVTDKYKDRAYEDNEAPIGYEQSLDRPYENALMILALDIQPGEKVLEVGTGSGYLASLMSKIAKEVYTIEIVPEIADMARAHIARLGYKNIEIKTGDGFVGWPEHAPFDAIVLTCSPDEMPKPLVEQLAEGGRLVLPMGGTEKFQELILYEKTGGEFKQKARLSPTEFVPMQGKIRQ, via the coding sequence ATGAAAAAGATCGTCCTGTTGTCGCTTGCTGCGGCGCTCGCCGTCTCGGCGTGTTCGCGCAAACCCGAATCCTTCGAGGAGCAGCGCAAGGACATGGTGCGCAAGCAGATCGAGCAGCGAGGCATACAGGATCGCTCGATCGTGAATGCCTTCATGTCAGTGCCGCGCGAGGAGTTCGTGACCGATAAGTACAAGGATCGCGCATACGAGGACAACGAGGCACCGATAGGATACGAGCAGTCGCTCGACCGGCCCTACGAGAACGCGCTCATGATCCTCGCGCTCGACATTCAGCCCGGCGAGAAGGTGCTGGAGGTCGGCACGGGCTCAGGCTACCTGGCCTCGCTGATGTCAAAGATCGCGAAAGAGGTCTACACGATAGAGATCGTGCCCGAGATCGCGGACATGGCGCGCGCCCACATCGCAAGACTCGGGTACAAGAATATCGAGATAAAAACAGGCGACGGGTTTGTGGGCTGGCCTGAGCACGCGCCTTTCGACGCGATTGTGCTAACCTGCAGCCCGGACGAGATGCCCAAGCCGCTCGTCGAGCAGCTCGCCGAGGGCGGAAGGCTGGTCCTGCCCATGGGCGGCACTGAAAAATTCCAGGAGCTTATACTCTACGAGAAGACAGGAGGAGAGTTCAAGCAGAAGGCCCGCCTCTCACCCACCGAATTCGTGCCTATGCAGGGGAAGATCCGCCAATAA